AGAGGCAGGTCGTTCGCCAACGCGCTGGGTGGGGCTATCGGGGGTGATCAGCTCTGGGTACTGAATTTCTAAGTCTTTGAGTTCTCGGTAGAGCTGGTCGTAAACCGCATCGGGCATGGTAGGTGCGTCGAGCACGTAATATTCATAGCCAGCCTTTTGCACTAGTTTCCGCAGTTCTAGCACTCGCGCTGCGATCGCAGGGGTTGGCTGTGCAGTTGGCTGTTCCACAGAGACGCTCCGTTGCCCATGAATCAAAACTCCAGACGCTAGTTTAACGCTCCCACTTCCGATTCTGGTTGAGGAAAAAGACTAAAAGCGATCACAGTTTAACCCACTCCTAAACTGCTATTAACTCAAAGCTAGACACAGGCTTAATCTGAACCCCGTATTTTCACTTAATGAGGCATCAATTCACCTGCTTGTGAGGAGTTATCTTATGCTGCGTCTATTCAAGTTAGGATTGCTAGCAAGTACGGTGCTAGCAGTATGGCCGATGGTTGAAGTGAAAGCTGCGACCTTAACCGGGCAACCCCCAATTGTAATTGGTCATCGAGGCGCGAGTGGTCTGCGGCCAGAGCATACCTTGGCGGCTTATGAGTTAGCGATCGCCCAAGGAGCCGATTACATTGAGCCTGACTTGGTTGCAACCAAAGATGGTGTGTTGGTGGCGCGTCACGAAAACGAGATTTCTGGCACGACCGATGTGGCTGAGCGTCCAGAATTTGCCACCCGGAAAGCCACCAAAGTGATTGATGGCGTGACCTATACTGGATGGTTCACCGAAGACTTTACCTTGGCAGAACTAAAGACGCTGCGAGCCAAGGAGCGAATTCCTGACCTGCGTCCGGGCAATACGGCTTTTGATGGGCAGTTTGAAGTTCCCACGCTGCAAGAAGTGATTGATTTAGCCCAGCGCAAGAGTACTGAACTTGGTCGCACGATTGGCATTTACCCCGAAACCAAACATCCTAGCTACTTCGACTCGATTGGTCTGTCGCTCGAAGAACCTCTGGTCGAAACCCTGAATAAGAATGGCTATATCGGCCTCAATGCTCCGGTATTTATCCAGTCGTTTGAAGTGGGCAACCTTCAGCAACTCAACCAACTCACCGATGTACCTTTAGTGCAGTTGTTTGGCGGGGCCACTGAAAAACCCTACGATTTTGTTTTAAGTGGCGACGCTCGCACCTATGGTGATCTAACTCGACCCAATGCTTTGACTGCGATCGCCTCCTACGCCAACGGCATTGGCCCTTCCAAGCGCTTGATCGTTCCTGCGGCAACCGTTGACCAAAACCAAGACGGCAAGCCAGATGACTTGAACGGAGACGGCGTCATTAGCGATGCTGATCGGTTTTTACAATCGCCGACTACGTTAGTCGATGATGCTCACACAGCTGGTCTGTTGGTACATCCCTACACGTTCCGCAACGAGAACTTCTTCCTAGCTCAAGATTACAACGGCAATCCGGAACGGGAGTACGAACAGTTCTTTGCGTTGG
This DNA window, taken from Trichocoleus sp. FACHB-46, encodes the following:
- a CDS encoding glycerophosphodiester phosphodiesterase yields the protein MLRLFKLGLLASTVLAVWPMVEVKAATLTGQPPIVIGHRGASGLRPEHTLAAYELAIAQGADYIEPDLVATKDGVLVARHENEISGTTDVAERPEFATRKATKVIDGVTYTGWFTEDFTLAELKTLRAKERIPDLRPGNTAFDGQFEVPTLQEVIDLAQRKSTELGRTIGIYPETKHPSYFDSIGLSLEEPLVETLNKNGYIGLNAPVFIQSFEVGNLQQLNQLTDVPLVQLFGGATEKPYDFVLSGDARTYGDLTRPNALTAIASYANGIGPSKRLIVPAATVDQNQDGKPDDLNGDGVISDADRFLQSPTTLVDDAHTAGLLVHPYTFRNENFFLAQDYNGNPEREYEQFFALGVDGVFSDFPGTAVQVRNRVAGDPNGGKEVPEPGLTLALGVIPVAAFLRRRRTQSELS